A stretch of the Aegilops tauschii subsp. strangulata cultivar AL8/78 chromosome 4, Aet v6.0, whole genome shotgun sequence genome encodes the following:
- the LOC141021761 gene encoding uncharacterized protein, which yields MELRKKSWDAIRYLRAQDDLPWICVGDFNEALFQADQSGGNLRSFNQMEDFRDFLAECGLADLGFSGYQFTWDNKREGDDNIQVRLDRAVCNGDFLSIFPETLVEHLMTEESDHQVILVRALETAPNEHARGPRPFRFEEAWTRHDQYDSMVEAAWMGADSGEKDIAAFCQRLARTAGSMQLWAREIFGSIRKQIKGLKA from the coding sequence ATGGAGCTAAGGAAGAAATCTTGGGATGCGATCAGATACTTACGAGCCCAAGATGACTTGCCGTGGATATGTGTTGGTGACTTCAATGAAGCGTTGTTCCAAGCTGATCAGTCCGGGGGAAATCTGAGGAGTTTTAATCAAATGGAAGATTTTCGTGATTTTTTAGCAGAATGTGGTTTGGCCGATCTGGGCTTCTCTGGTTACCAGTTCACCTGGGATAATAAGAGGGAAGGAGATGACAATATTCAGGTCAGGTTGGATAGGGCAGTGTGTAACGGAGATTTCTTGTCTATCTTTCCGGAGACTCTGGTTGAGCACTTGATGACGGAGGAGTCGGATCATCAGGTTATCTTGGTGCGTGCCTTGGAGACAGCTCCAAACGAGCACGCCCGTGGCCCGAGGCCATTCCGGTTCGAGGAAGCTTGGACGCGTCATGATCAGTATGATAGTATGGTGGAGGCTGCGTGGATGGGAGCGGACAGCGGGGAGAAGGATATAGCTGCTTTTTGTCAGCGTTTAGCTCGAACGGCTGGCAGCATGCAATTATGGGCAAGGGAGATTTTTGGTTCGATCAGGAAGCAAATTAAGGGGCTCAAGGCGTAG